The sequence below is a genomic window from Macadamia integrifolia cultivar HAES 741 chromosome 1, SCU_Mint_v3, whole genome shotgun sequence.
AAAACTGCTTCcataaattaatataaaaaaaaaaaaatttgaactagGGGAGAGTTTTCTTGAGGGgtgatttttcaaaagaaacttATCTTAGATTGTGTTTAGTATGTATTCTTGAAATAGATTCTAAGTTTAGAGAATAAAAAGATTTTAGAATATGTTCTAAACCTAAGATATATTATGAAAATACATGCAGGCTCTGCAGCGGTGCCCTAGTTGTCCTTCATGGATATTGGAAGTGTACTGGTGCAAACCTATGTTAGGATGGATGAAACTTAATGTGGATGGTAGCTCTATAGGCAACCTTGGAAGGGTAGGCGCAAGTGGAGTTATTCGTAATTATACATGCACTATGATGGCCTATTTCAAAGTGTACCTTGGAATTCAATCCAATTATGTTGCAGAATTTCAAGTTTTGATGGAAGGTATTCAAATGGGAAAAGACTTGGGGGTGTGCTCTCTTTTTGGATTGATTAAGACTCTACAGCGGTGGTGGTTGTTGTTCAGACTAGATCCATCCCATGGTGTATTGTGTAGGAATGGATTTTGTTCCAACCATTTTTGAACTTTATAGTCTAGAAAATCTCACACAGTTTTAGGGAGGTTAATGGTATTTCATAATACAtacctttatttttagtaaaTTTGTTGAAGTAAACATGGGCTGGGCAGTTTTGtgaacttttttgtttttttgggtagagaATTAATCTCGTAAATGAAACACATAATTGTGAAATCctttaatttttccaaaataaataacattttttttcccgATAAAATAGCATTTATTATCTGCACCTTATAAAGGTAAGAGGTTCGTATCAATTAATATTGTTCTGTGATATACCATTATATCTCTGAGAAAGGACAACATTGGCCAGTTTTAGGACACCCAGGCCACTGCCCAGGATTGGTCGACGTTATCTTCGCCGACCTCAACTAGTCTTATACATGACCGAGAGCATTCAGACCACGTGTGATCATCTTCTAAGGAACCGACTCCACATTGTTAATAGCAGCGGTCATAGCTTCAGTAGACCACATCCATCATCCATATCTCACATGTGGGCATGAGTCGTCCACGTAGGATCTAGACCATATACCTGATCATGGATAGTAATGTCCGTAACCATTTTTAGACTTGACCACGGGTAGTTGACCTAATCATGGTCGGGTTAGGCGATTATTTTATTAGGACTGACGATGGTTAGGTTAACCTTTATAAGATCAGTCACAAGATCAATCACCTCATCCTAGATAGTGACTGATCCACCAATGATAAGCGGATCCACATCAACGGAGAAAACAACCAACCAGCCGATGGAAGAAGCCACCGACCTCTACATAAGGGGGGCATAACATACTCGTAGGGTAAGACATTGGTGGACTAACATGTGACTTTTTTGTTTAGAGGATGAATGGGGTTTTCAGTTACACAAGACCATGATAGTAACACCATATAAGGCATATAATAATAACTGTCATCCATTAATCTTCAGTTTTATTTTCTGGTTTATAAACAGAAACCGAACTTATTGAACAAAAGCAACACTACTACAATATATGAGTGAAGCATTTTTGCCATTTCCAAACTTCATAACCAATCTTCCTTCTCAGGAACATGAAATATAAGAGCTGCTTGGAGTAAAGGAAGAAGGGGTATCCCATGCATAAGTGAAATTCTTTGAGGTGAAACCATAAAATGGACGACCATTGTTAAATAGGCAGGAGTTCCCATCTATGCTTAAGATCGAAGGGTCAACCTTTACCACGGTTTTGAATCCTGTGCAGTTGAGTAGCAGATTGGATTGTGTACATATGCAGTTGTTATTCACGATCACCAAGTACTCTGGTTTCCCTTCCACCACTTGTCCTGGTTTTTTAACTTGTGAAATTGTGATGTTATCCAATGAACACTGCTGAAAAGAACCTGTAATTTTGATTAAAAACACAAAAGTTAAACAAAActtaaaagaattaaaataaagaaaccaaTTAAGGACATGATTTACATCGAAGGAGAAAGCTCACTTTTTGCAAGTAGGAGCAAGAGGAGTATTATAGAGAAAAATTTCCCCAAGGTGGCTGCCATTTCAAAGAATCACTCCTCACCAATGGCCTTTTcagttttccctttctttcccaTGAAAATATTAAGTTCTTCGATTTATATTGTGCTCTAACTTGTACAAATTTAGATAGCATTTATTGGCACTTTTGTAACTGATGCGGTTACAAAAATGCTATAAATTgtacctctttcttttcttatcttgtgGATACTTTACGGTTAAGAAATTGTTATATGACTTTTGAatcccccaccttttttttttttaggataaataatattttaattatttaattttttcctattttatttgatCTTACTATTATGATAAGATctgttttttgaagaaaaaaaaagatatgttTAAGTTTAGTCGTTGACTCTAGTTAATAAGAATTCTTGGTTGCCAATGACATAATCTCACACCACACTCCTGCTAGGATACATATGGTGTAATTAAGATGCTTATCCATCCTAAATCTCTattaggatctctgatagcagtacctcaaCCGTCACAACCATCAACCAGAATTGTAGTGGAATAGTATAAACACAAGTCTCAATCACCGGAGAATCTACAGTAATAATATAATCATAACAAGTTTATCCAATTACAATTCCCAAGACATAATGATATATAATACCATCAAtaacaaaatccaaaaacaaCAAAGGAAGTGATAACGACAGTGTCAATCTCTGCTCATGGTGTCATGTAGGCACAACTATCACCGACACAATCCATTCCGTGCTCCTTGATCTCTGATGTTCATCAATCACCGCTATACTCAGTCATAGAGGAAGAAGTATTATTTCTCATAGGCACCACTCATCATCTAAAATGAAACACACACTtggtgtgagctccaactagctcagtgagggatggggttcacGCAAGCAGACACATATAAGCTATGATGCGagatgatgcaattcattttattattaatcaTCTAGAACACAACTAAATCTCAAGTTCATGCTACCGCAAAAATTATATCCTGCAACCCAAAAATCATACATTGATCAcatagtgatacaaaccctagttgtaTTTAAGAGCCTGTCGGTCCTGGAATTTTTCATCGATCACCCACCAAATCTTTGATAACCCcatcgtgacaactatggcacTAGAATTACCATCGACTATGTCAGGCTAGTTTTCACCtccaacaacaatcacatcgtattgTAGAAGTGGCATCACGAAATATATTATAGAACTTACCATATAGATGACTTGCAAGATAGTCTGCTTTTATCTAAATTTGACATTTAATATACAACACATATGAGTTGGACATTTACTATACAACACAAAAGTTTATAAAAGGAAGGGCAATTGTAGATCATTTATTAGCCCATCCTActgtagatacccaattttgtcaccctctcctggctatgatgacttatggatcttggacgcgacttttCACCTccgatcaacaaagatgataactgactgaggtaattattcccaagagttgtctccccaccttgttacttacctatcttgtctaagGTAGGAAAGTTGTTCACCTTTCCAATtatataacctgacacttagcctaaatctctagaccagaccaactttcgggcccttttctcaggaattggccGACCCCCCGAATCCTAGGCCTATAatcttaggtggtgactccaaacctttttgcatgatcctgatccctatattggaccatcatcaaacccccctctcgaatgatgaattttacactcttgtaaaataggcctccatgtatctccgagaGGCGATACTGGGGTGCGGGGCCCACAGGGTAAGCATACACGatacacccctccctcatgaaagagaaagagaggagagaggatggaatgaaCGTAAGTCCTTTTCCCTCCCCACAAAGGATAGGAAAGCGACATCTCATCATTTTTTcggtcgctaccctcacagtggtgactccactggggatgaatgtcaagcttctgacactagatgctaccactaaatgcaagaacattttccaccatatttgtatgaaaatatgtttggctgaccccatgtttgtaattgtatttacTAACCACATCTTGTATCATGGTCGAAGTGAAATAATTTGGCGAGGGGCTCCCTGTTATGCCTCCATTGTCAGGGAGGTTAGTgtatgtcatagagagtactctgagagcaaatggtagctgcttcctatacaagggtatggggtattgttaaacggcgaggatgttcataattatcccagcaccctcggggaatgtccatgcactttatgacattttgagatcgaatagTGATATTTCCACATTATACTTTTGCATATAATCACTCACGATTcgaccaccccgtggccagttgcttaacctcatgtggaGTCACtagtaataggcaaggaagtcacccccttgatctcgtacctctggatatatcaaaaggatcatgtaccttgtgtatatagatcctgtcaaggaagccttgttggtcctattacATCTactgcatgctcgcatcatgtaggaaatagatggagaacgctacgAACACCACAAACTAATctataaaatttgttttacagtcttaaaaatgaattttcctatgatacattctagtcgtaaagaaatgctctcctaagtgggtttcggataaaagtttccttcctccttagaaatgaaatgtggatgatttggcatatgaGATCCGGTCTGACTTCTGTCAAAGTTCTGCAAAATGCTGAATTATCTAAAAAGAtctgaggaaactaggaggaaggtcaccaagtgggataagattaaagaaagcatgactttattggcaaagaatgtattaatagggatgttctggtcaaaccatttgtatgaatctgccgcttatggcattgagtgaactaagggcatcaacccctacccactccttATCAtaaagtggactaactttggatggatcattggttgttaatctagtgaatgtgtgaacaaggggttgaaAATTCAGGAaacctaaaataaaccatttttggttcaggcacaatttcacacctcaagtattctccgcagtCTATTTGGACACGTCAAGGTAATTGATTGACTcgattaagtccagtgtcacctccatcgtctctctaAGATTGTCTACTGCCAAGTGATAACGacctagttcacatggatccccaCAAACCCgaatcacctgagcaagcatgggtccatcccgtAGAGACTttacagatagaaatggctgaggtcaagagaggaataggcCAGATACTGCATGCACTTCAAAACCCTTCCAAGGATGAACCAGCACAAGCcataggagagttggatcagaatggacctatgggtcatcgtgggaattcttctcgagttgactcaggagaaccagagctaATCAGGCCAACCGAtcagagaggagcttcacctacccgtctgaatggtcaacgaggagcctattctagggtccctcttcccagggtagtgattgaagatgaggaagaggaattttttGCACATGTTCGAATGGAGCCTCTAGAgacggagaaagaaaagaaacttagagagaaattagagaagttggagaatatgattcaagCGGAAAAATGCTCGAAAAGACAAATAGTGGATTATGataaaatgagtttcttttttgaggctaggattcccgagaagttcaaatggcagacttATAGATtcgatgggtcaggggaccctaaggctcatctcaaagtcttccttagcatcgccaagtcatggcaacttgcggacaaccagatgggccaagccttcatgttaaccctatcaagacCAGCACTAAGTGGCTCAcccagtggtgaaagccttcaccaagcagtactggtacaatattgaaTCGGATGTAAAGCGtcgagagcttgagacgttgagactAAGGATTCactaccttcttgatgaggtttagggataaagCCACCAAGATGGctgtgagggtagtggtcgAAGAAGAATGGACTATGCAAGGGATGCCACAAAATCAATGGTTTGAAGGAGAAATGTGACTTCTCCCAATCATATAAGGGATGAGGTTGCTTATGATGCAGAATCCAGACTTAGATATCGATTTGATTAATGTTGTTTTTTTCCCCTGCTGATGCCAATGCCAAGGCCAATACCAAAGGTGAGGGTTTAAAATCAGCTTATTGTATCTATtgtgtaatttctttttttacatttctaatgaaattttgaattgtctaacgaaaaaataaaacaaaggaatTATAAGTATATCCAAACAATAAGGCTAAAATGACAATCTCACGAGGAAGATATACTCCATGACGAGGATGAAAACATGTTTCAAttataaaattgtaaaaaaaaaaaaaaagaatctaattTCAAGTCAGGCACATACTTGACCTTGGTTTTAGTGGAAACCTTGGGTGGCCCAAGTTGTGTGAACTTAATAAAGTTCATGAATCACAATGCGCACTGATTAATAAAGACAACAAAAAAAGACCCCTCATTTTAATTGACCACATGCACTTCATCTTGAAATTTGATCATGACACTATTGCAAGCATTACAGGCTGGGCTATAGGTGTTTCCatagaaaggaaaattcaaCTACTAATAATCGATTATTTGTTAATAAGAAATCATATTGAAGGATGTGTCAAGGCTGTTTACTGAAGCACAATATGCACAAAGGAGGGGATGAGTTTTAAAGAAGATTTAGACAAACTCGAAACAAACAACTTTCGTTTCATTTGGACATTTTTTACTGGCCCCTTAATGTAGTCCCAATCTTTTTATCTATGTATAAATCTTTGCAgcatattatttataaatgtaTCTCTGAGTCCAGTCAAGTACTCCATTTTGTAACCTTAACTAGAAAAATTATGAGGGCAAGTGACACTATTAACACTAATGCCCTATCTAGCCATGTTAGCTGTTCCTAAatattatatatagtttttcatattctcataaaaatatatatatatatattcacatcAAATAAGACATTGATCAACGGTTCAATTCTGAGCAATGGGTTTAAGCACTTGCCTATGAGTCATGCATAAAATTGTAATATCtacaaaattcataaaaattgGCTGGAGTTATATATAGTTATAaaaaatattgtattttttttttctttttataaggAAAAAGTACAATACTTGAAGAACTAAAGGAAAGCATTTGTGTATATCTTGTGGCTGTATACTTGTAATActcttttttttagtttccttgTAACACAGAATAtaaggaaaagaagatgaaattacaCTCCCTTCTCTTGTATTTTGTCTTAATACCATTTTTCTTCTACATACTTTGAAAAATACTACTCCCCTTCCTTGTATTTTAAAGAGTCTATTAATCATCCCATTAGTCATTGACGGTGTTAAAATGATATTTAAAAGACAACATCACTCTTGTAACTATTAACTAATACCTATCATTTCTCTCCCCTTTCTGTACgtttaaaatgacatttaagAAGACAATATTACCCTTGTGTATAAATTGTTGATACGAAGGTAAGTGCTTGCATAGACCACTTATATTGAGGATCTAGATATGGCCCACCCCTAAtgccaactctctctctccacaacaCCCCACTTATattgtaagggtgtcaatcggttcagttttgatttttcgatttaatttaaaatataatatttaggTTCAATTTATTTGGTTCACATCCAATTCTTGTAtgattttttggtttgg
It includes:
- the LOC122077543 gene encoding uncharacterized protein LOC122077543, which translates into the protein MAATLGKFFSIILLLLLLAKSSFQQCSLDNITISQVKKPGQVVEGKPEYLVIVNNNCICTQSNLLLNCTGFKTVVKVDPSILSIDGNSCLFNNGRPFYGFTSKNFTYAWDTPSSFTPSSSYISCS